One segment of Bradyrhizobium sp. CB2312 DNA contains the following:
- a CDS encoding pyridoxal phosphate-dependent aminotransferase translates to MSLIAERLRAVRPSETKAMTARAAELREQGIDVITLSQGEPDFDTPAAVCEAGIRAIRGGRTKYTAVAGIKPLRQAIRESFSRDHELDYALDQITVGCGAKQVVFNALFASLDPGDEVVIPTPCWVSYPDMVALAGGKPVLVACDELDGFKLRPEALEAAITPQTKWLMLNSPCNPTGAVYSRSELLALAAVLRRHAQIYVLSDDIYEKLTYDADFATMAAVAPDLYERTLTVNGVSKADAMTGWRVGYGAGPLPLIKAMNLIQGQTSSHTSSISQYAAIEALSGGRDHIDEFVRAFLERRDLVISKLNQAEGLSCRVPDGAFYVFPSCAGVIGKRTPGGKVIETDTDFAMYLLDAIAVAVVPGSGFMASPYIRISYASSLEDLTRACDRIIAACAALS, encoded by the coding sequence GTGTCTCTCATTGCAGAGCGCCTCCGCGCCGTCCGCCCCTCTGAAACCAAAGCCATGACAGCGCGTGCCGCCGAGCTGCGCGAGCAAGGCATCGATGTGATTACGCTCAGTCAGGGCGAACCGGATTTCGACACGCCAGCCGCTGTTTGCGAAGCCGGCATCCGGGCAATCCGCGGCGGCCGGACGAAGTACACTGCGGTCGCCGGGATCAAGCCGTTGCGTCAAGCGATCCGCGAGAGCTTCAGCCGTGACCACGAGCTCGATTACGCTCTCGACCAGATCACGGTCGGCTGCGGTGCCAAGCAGGTTGTGTTCAACGCGCTCTTTGCCAGCCTCGATCCGGGCGACGAGGTTGTGATCCCGACACCGTGCTGGGTCTCCTATCCCGATATGGTGGCGCTCGCCGGTGGCAAGCCAGTTCTTGTCGCCTGCGATGAGCTCGATGGTTTCAAGCTCCGTCCCGAGGCGCTGGAGGCTGCGATCACGCCGCAAACTAAGTGGTTGATGCTGAATTCGCCGTGCAACCCAACCGGTGCAGTCTACAGCCGAAGCGAGTTGCTTGCGCTCGCCGCGGTGCTGCGGCGGCATGCGCAAATTTATGTGCTGTCGGACGACATTTATGAAAAGCTCACCTATGACGCCGACTTTGCGACCATGGCCGCCGTCGCGCCCGACCTCTATGAGCGCACTTTGACCGTCAACGGCGTGTCTAAGGCCGATGCAATGACTGGATGGCGTGTCGGTTACGGTGCGGGGCCCCTCCCGTTGATCAAGGCCATGAACCTCATCCAAGGCCAGACGTCGTCGCACACCAGCTCGATTTCGCAATACGCCGCCATTGAGGCATTGTCTGGCGGACGAGACCATATCGATGAATTCGTGCGCGCCTTTCTGGAGCGCCGCGACCTCGTGATCAGCAAGCTGAACCAGGCCGAGGGCTTATCGTGCCGGGTGCCTGACGGAGCCTTTTACGTTTTTCCCTCCTGCGCTGGAGTCATTGGCAAGCGCACGCCCGGCGGCAAGGTGATCGAAACCGACACCGATTTTGCCATGTATTTGCTCGACGCAATCGCCGTGGCCGTCGTGCCCGGCAGCGGCTTTATGGCCTCGCCCTATATCCGCATTTCATATGCCTCCTCACTCGAGGACCTCACCCGCGCCTGTGACCGCATCATCGCCGCCTGCGCGGCCCTGTCCTGA
- a CDS encoding PLP-dependent aminotransferase family protein gives MSKDHQARTAPISLERSTPPACPNLKETVREGLRALSASTAIQNGVRQHRFSGTEADKAHAANWLALRFLRAVDPQRIILTNGAQSAMVLALASVAAPGDTILTEELTYYGFRKHAHLQGIRTETIAMDDDGAEPQAFETACRKFAPKALFLMPTIHNPTTIVMSLERRQRIVQIARQYGVSIIEDDVYGVLADSVPAPFGALAPEITWHITSFAKCVGPGVRVGYLVAPHGKAAQTTLDRFYGMSTWFAAPFSVELVNLWLASGSMQKIVAGVREEAVARQRIATQWLTGISFRTRPDALFLWLDLEGIIDQDELVAQCASRYITIRPGRIFATDPKLPVNHVRLVIGSPESRDELEAAMAVVGGVLQAARKGAMAGVR, from the coding sequence ATGTCTAAAGATCATCAGGCCCGAACGGCGCCTATCAGCCTTGAACGGTCAACTCCACCGGCTTGTCCGAACCTGAAAGAGACAGTCAGAGAGGGCCTGCGTGCACTCAGTGCTTCAACGGCGATCCAAAACGGCGTAAGACAACATCGGTTTTCCGGAACAGAAGCGGACAAAGCTCATGCCGCGAACTGGCTGGCCTTGCGCTTCCTGCGGGCTGTCGATCCGCAACGCATCATCCTCACCAATGGGGCCCAGAGCGCGATGGTTCTTGCCCTCGCATCAGTCGCTGCGCCGGGCGATACCATCTTAACGGAGGAGCTCACCTATTACGGTTTTCGCAAGCATGCGCATCTTCAGGGCATCCGGACAGAAACAATAGCGATGGATGACGACGGCGCGGAACCTCAGGCGTTCGAGACGGCGTGCCGCAAATTCGCGCCGAAGGCGCTCTTTCTGATGCCGACTATCCACAACCCGACCACGATCGTCATGTCGCTCGAGCGACGACAACGAATCGTTCAAATCGCAAGGCAATATGGAGTGAGCATCATCGAAGATGATGTGTATGGAGTGCTCGCAGACAGCGTTCCAGCTCCCTTTGGCGCGTTGGCACCTGAGATAACATGGCATATCACAAGTTTTGCAAAATGCGTCGGCCCTGGTGTTCGGGTTGGCTACCTCGTTGCGCCTCATGGCAAGGCGGCGCAAACAACGCTTGACCGCTTCTATGGCATGTCGACTTGGTTTGCGGCCCCTTTCTCTGTCGAACTGGTGAACCTCTGGCTCGCCAGCGGTTCGATGCAAAAGATCGTAGCCGGCGTCAGAGAAGAGGCGGTCGCCAGACAGAGGATTGCCACGCAATGGCTCACTGGCATCTCATTTCGGACCCGGCCGGATGCGCTTTTCCTCTGGCTCGATCTTGAGGGGATTATCGATCAGGACGAACTGGTTGCGCAATGCGCTTCAAGATATATCACCATCCGGCCAGGGCGGATTTTTGCAACTGATCCGAAGTTGCCTGTAAACCATGTCCGTCTTGTCATCGGCAGCCCCGAGAGCCGCGATGAGTTGGAGGCGGCTATGGCTGTGGTTGGAGGTGTTCTCCAAGCGGCCCGTAAGGGGGCTATGGCGGGCGTTCGCTGA
- a CDS encoding alkaline phosphatase family protein — protein MSRDPRFIIASFDGLRPDLISPQLTPHLWRMKAAGVTLAKHRTIYPSETRSAFPSLVTGATTDRHGMVGNKYLDRAVTPPRYIDTSDAVLLRRLDVESNSRLYSAPSLGEILAAKGRSLAVLATNTAGTTRLFHHKAEDFGHIRLSGHFREACAPDDVLTEIERRVGPLPPAPPKTEPDRSGQDWITSAFLDVVWPKYRPDVTILSYGEPDVTSHFHGTAAEATRSIIAHCDRQFGRVLDWWQAEEKQAGVQIFAISDHGHITGHTRVSVANSLRAAGFNPGTAPSADVDVVVVPGQVGALYLANPEEANVARLVAAMTSEPWCGPLFTRAKDEVNGIAAGSLSNRLIFADHPRAPDVAFSFRADDTVDPFGLLGGTFYDNDRRAGLGLHGGLHPKELAAVGLVAGSVFPNAGCASFVASGICDIAPTILNLLGIEAPPTMSGRVLHELLRPSEAFDSPVREESFETRLGGYRQLLRREHVGHACYIAGGWNSY, from the coding sequence ATGTCTCGCGATCCCCGTTTTATTATCGCGAGCTTTGATGGTTTGCGCCCCGACCTCATTAGCCCGCAATTGACTCCTCATCTTTGGCGCATGAAGGCGGCTGGAGTGACGCTTGCTAAGCATCGCACCATCTATCCGAGCGAAACCCGATCCGCTTTCCCGAGCCTTGTCACCGGCGCCACCACCGACCGGCATGGCATGGTCGGCAACAAGTACCTCGATCGAGCCGTGACCCCGCCGCGCTATATCGACACGTCCGACGCGGTTCTGCTGCGCCGGCTCGATGTCGAGAGCAATAGCCGGCTTTATTCGGCGCCATCGCTCGGCGAGATCTTGGCGGCGAAGGGGCGGAGCCTTGCTGTCCTCGCCACCAACACAGCGGGTACCACCAGGCTATTCCACCACAAGGCCGAGGATTTCGGCCATATCCGTCTGTCCGGTCATTTTCGTGAGGCCTGTGCGCCAGATGATGTGCTCACCGAGATCGAAAGGCGTGTCGGGCCATTGCCTCCAGCTCCACCCAAAACCGAGCCCGATCGCAGCGGACAGGACTGGATCACATCCGCCTTTCTCGACGTCGTTTGGCCGAAATATCGACCCGACGTGACGATTCTCTCCTACGGTGAGCCGGACGTCACCTCGCATTTCCACGGCACGGCTGCCGAGGCGACACGCTCCATCATCGCTCATTGCGACCGCCAGTTCGGTCGCGTGCTCGACTGGTGGCAGGCCGAGGAAAAGCAGGCTGGGGTTCAGATTTTCGCGATCTCGGACCACGGCCATATCACCGGCCATACACGAGTCTCAGTCGCCAATAGTCTGCGCGCGGCAGGGTTCAACCCCGGTACGGCACCGTCTGCCGACGTTGACGTGGTGGTGGTGCCAGGCCAGGTTGGTGCTCTCTATCTTGCCAATCCAGAGGAGGCAAACGTCGCGCGGCTGGTTGCGGCTATGACATCCGAGCCATGGTGCGGTCCGCTGTTCACGCGTGCAAAGGATGAGGTCAACGGCATTGCCGCCGGGAGCCTGTCAAATCGCCTGATTTTTGCGGATCATCCCCGCGCCCCGGACGTCGCGTTTTCCTTCCGCGCCGACGATACCGTCGACCCGTTCGGCCTCTTAGGCGGCACCTTCTATGACAATGACCGCCGAGCGGGTCTCGGTCTTCACGGCGGCCTCCATCCGAAGGAGCTCGCGGCAGTCGGCCTCGTCGCAGGATCAGTGTTTCCGAATGCCGGATGCGCATCTTTCGTTGCGTCAGGTATTTGCGACATCGCACCGACAATTCTGAATCTGCTTGGCATTGAAGCACCCCCGACGATGAGCGGGCGGGTGCTCCATGAATTGCTTCGGCCGTCCGAAGCCTTCGACAGTCCTGTACGCGAGGAGAGCTTCGAGACGCGCCTCGGAGGCTACAGGCAGTTGCTCCGGCGCGAGCATGTCGGCCACGCCTGTTACATTGCCGGCGGTTGGAATTCCTATTGA
- a CDS encoding ABC transporter ATP-binding protein: protein MASVSIDGIVKNYGPTPVLRDVSLSIADGEFLTLLGPSGCGKSTLLRVLAGLEMQDAGSISIGGRVVDGLRPKRRDVAMVFQSYALYPHMTVAANIALPLRMRRLTAIQRLPLVGRLLPGRARIAAEIDMEVTRTAKSLDIGHLLTRKPGQLSGGQRQRVAVGRAMVRHPAVFLMDEPLSNLDSKLRVQMRAEIKELHQRLGGTFVYVTHDQAEAMTLSDRVAVMLDGELLQVAPPQDIYGDPSDRRVAEFIGSPKINILEGVMRERGFIDVAGSTIKIDAAALPGMHLSLGIRPEALHLADQGGQSTLTGSVRMIEHMGSDLFVHLDLAGPDQPLVARLPAEYGPRITLGQTLHVGIRPERVLLFSPDGRRLRGQVELSRASVMPLREAAR, encoded by the coding sequence ATGGCATCGGTATCGATTGACGGGATCGTGAAGAACTACGGCCCGACGCCTGTCTTGCGTGATGTCTCGCTCTCGATAGCGGATGGTGAGTTCCTGACGCTGCTCGGCCCCTCCGGGTGTGGCAAGTCAACGCTCTTACGTGTGCTGGCAGGGCTCGAGATGCAGGATGCCGGCTCGATTTCAATTGGCGGACGGGTGGTCGATGGCCTCAGGCCGAAGCGGCGGGACGTGGCAATGGTGTTCCAGTCTTACGCCCTCTATCCGCATATGACGGTCGCCGCCAATATTGCGCTGCCGCTCCGGATGCGGCGGCTCACGGCGATCCAGAGGCTTCCCCTTGTCGGCCGTCTGCTTCCAGGAAGGGCGCGGATTGCTGCCGAAATCGATATGGAAGTCACCCGCACCGCCAAGTCCTTAGATATCGGCCATCTATTGACCCGCAAACCGGGACAGCTCTCCGGCGGCCAACGCCAGCGCGTGGCAGTCGGCCGGGCAATGGTACGCCATCCGGCTGTCTTTCTGATGGACGAGCCGCTGTCCAACCTGGACAGCAAGCTGCGCGTGCAGATGCGCGCGGAGATCAAGGAACTGCACCAGCGTCTTGGGGGAACCTTCGTCTACGTCACCCATGATCAGGCCGAGGCCATGACCCTGTCGGACCGCGTCGCGGTGATGCTCGATGGCGAGTTGCTGCAGGTCGCTCCGCCGCAGGACATTTATGGCGATCCTAGCGATCGGCGCGTCGCAGAATTCATCGGCTCGCCCAAGATCAACATACTCGAGGGCGTGATGCGCGAACGCGGGTTCATCGACGTGGCCGGATCGACAATCAAGATCGATGCCGCTGCACTTCCCGGTATGCATCTGAGCCTCGGAATCCGCCCGGAGGCTCTTCATCTCGCCGACCAGGGCGGGCAAAGCACGCTGACTGGTTCGGTTCGCATGATCGAGCATATGGGCTCCGATCTGTTCGTCCATCTCGATCTGGCGGGCCCCGACCAGCCGCTGGTCGCAAGACTTCCGGCCGAATACGGGCCTCGTATCACCCTCGGCCAGACCTTGCATGTCGGTATCAGGCCGGAGCGAGTCCTTCTCTTTAGCCCCGATGGACGGCGTTTGCGTGGCCAAGTCGAACTTAGCCGGGCATCGGTCATGCCGCTTCGCGAGGCCGCTCGATGA
- a CDS encoding sugar ABC transporter permease — protein MAGPSVFFLLMLYCLPVIGVFVIAFTDWQFGMATLSFVGLDNFREVIADEDFRSSLRNTAIYLLVVVPGTVSVGFLIALLIEGGKSCRSFYRAIHFLPFMATMSAMAIAWEALLHPTIGLVNQTLSAIGMPAANWLRDEHTVLLALAAIGIWQNLGFAMVLFLAGLKSIPKDIYDAANVDGADLWLDRLRTVTLPMLGPVSMFVVIVVALRAFASFDTVKVLTQGGPGHASEMLLYTLYRESFEYLRTGYGAAVAVVFLAIVVTLTLVQAHLMDRKVHYQ, from the coding sequence TTGGCCGGGCCGTCAGTCTTCTTTCTGCTCATGCTCTACTGCCTGCCCGTGATCGGCGTTTTCGTCATCGCATTCACCGACTGGCAGTTCGGCATGGCGACGCTCTCCTTTGTCGGCCTCGACAACTTCCGCGAGGTCATTGCAGACGAGGACTTTAGGTCCTCACTTCGCAATACAGCGATCTACTTGCTGGTCGTCGTCCCTGGCACTGTCAGCGTCGGATTTTTGATCGCTCTCCTGATCGAAGGCGGCAAGTCCTGCCGCTCCTTCTACCGCGCGATTCACTTTTTGCCCTTCATGGCGACGATGTCTGCCATGGCCATTGCCTGGGAGGCGCTGCTGCATCCGACCATCGGCCTTGTCAATCAGACATTGTCTGCGATCGGCATGCCGGCCGCCAACTGGCTGCGCGACGAGCACACCGTTCTGCTGGCGCTCGCCGCAATAGGCATATGGCAGAACCTAGGCTTCGCGATGGTGCTGTTCCTCGCGGGCCTCAAGAGCATCCCTAAGGACATCTACGATGCGGCCAATGTCGACGGTGCTGACCTGTGGCTGGACCGCCTGCGTACCGTCACGCTGCCGATGCTCGGCCCGGTCTCGATGTTCGTTGTCATCGTTGTCGCGCTGAGAGCGTTCGCTTCGTTCGACACCGTAAAAGTGCTTACCCAAGGCGGCCCCGGCCACGCCTCGGAAATGCTGCTCTACACTCTCTATCGAGAGAGTTTCGAGTATCTGCGCACCGGATATGGCGCCGCGGTCGCCGTCGTCTTTTTGGCCATCGTCGTGACCCTCACCCTCGTTCAGGCCCACCTCATGGACCGGAAAGTGCACTACCAATGA
- a CDS encoding carbohydrate ABC transporter permease: MSTRALRACLLLSPAAVFRHTVLLATGALILLPFVWMVSLSIKPPGEIFRTSFSFWPVQFYGVENYTKAVTQAPLPRYLGNGVMICTLILALQILVCAPCAYALAKLRFAGRDTLFGLVLIGLLLPHQVLSLPLFILGYQIGILNTYVALVFPYVVSPFGIFLFRQFFKTIPDDVVHAARLDGLSEIAIVWKIMVPMALPAVIAFAIFSIVSHWNDLFWPLIAVHDQSLMPPPLGIMVFKSEEAGTDFGPLMAAATLVVLPLIVAFLAAQRWFIEGLAEGAIK; this comes from the coding sequence ATGAGCACCAGAGCGCTTCGCGCTTGCCTGTTGTTGTCTCCGGCTGCGGTCTTCCGGCATACCGTTCTGCTCGCCACCGGCGCGCTCATCCTCCTTCCTTTCGTCTGGATGGTGTCGCTGTCAATCAAGCCACCGGGAGAAATCTTCCGGACCAGCTTTTCGTTCTGGCCCGTCCAATTCTATGGCGTCGAGAACTATACAAAGGCAGTGACCCAGGCGCCGTTGCCACGCTATCTCGGCAACGGCGTCATGATCTGCACATTGATCTTGGCGCTGCAAATCCTCGTCTGTGCCCCGTGCGCCTACGCACTCGCCAAACTCCGCTTTGCCGGCCGTGATACTCTCTTCGGCTTGGTGCTGATCGGGCTCCTGCTGCCGCATCAGGTACTTTCGCTGCCGCTCTTCATTCTCGGTTATCAGATCGGCATCCTCAACACCTATGTGGCACTTGTTTTTCCCTATGTGGTCTCGCCCTTCGGCATATTCCTATTCCGGCAGTTCTTTAAGACCATCCCAGACGACGTCGTTCACGCCGCGCGACTCGATGGTCTCTCCGAAATTGCAATCGTGTGGAAAATCATGGTGCCAATGGCGTTGCCCGCCGTGATCGCCTTCGCAATTTTCTCGATCGTCTCGCATTGGAACGATCTGTTCTGGCCGCTGATCGCGGTGCACGATCAATCGCTGATGCCGCCGCCGCTCGGAATCATGGTCTTCAAGAGCGAGGAGGCGGGCACCGACTTCGGCCCGCTCATGGCCGCAGCAACGCTTGTCGTTCTGCCTCTTATCGTCGCCTTCCTGGCCGCACAACGTTGGTTCATCGAAGGCTTGGCGGAAGGGGCGATCAAGTAG
- a CDS encoding extracellular solute-binding protein → MWRYLKIIVVISLANALVGGIMSPAKAEDGRTLRVTAASSDLNAMWVELARTFENEHPGVKVELDNSTRGYDDLVQATLRASLTGSLPDVSFQGANRLRIYTDRNLAVPLGQFLNTDTSDSRKALSPAVEKIGASKGDSYALGFGVAEPVVFYNLDLLARVGGDPSHLPTTWDEIIRLGSSITKLGEGNVGLIFQYNSEDFFWDALLFSQDATMMNSDESKIAFDGPEGLKALEIIKRIGESGQASVDMSKDQARSLFAAGKVGIIFDSNSNQLRFEEDSKDKFRLAVGRFPLMAANGTLPAAGSIAMMFATKPEQQKLAWEFMKFASGPAGQKIVALKSGWLPANDFATRDSIELSGHFAKNANYKASLEQLPILRAWYAFPGENAAKVTKVIVDAMRSVITLQKAPEAGLQAMASQARKLLGVK, encoded by the coding sequence ATGTGGCGCTATTTGAAAATCATTGTCGTCATCTCCCTCGCTAATGCCCTTGTTGGAGGCATCATGAGTCCGGCGAAGGCAGAGGACGGCAGGACGTTAAGGGTAACCGCAGCATCCTCTGACCTTAACGCGATGTGGGTCGAACTCGCGAGGACTTTCGAGAACGAACATCCCGGCGTCAAAGTTGAGCTGGATAATTCGACCAGAGGTTACGACGATCTCGTCCAGGCAACTCTGCGCGCGTCGCTCACAGGTTCGTTGCCGGACGTGTCATTCCAGGGCGCCAATCGTCTGCGAATCTACACCGATCGAAACCTTGCCGTTCCGCTCGGCCAATTTCTGAATACGGACACGAGTGACAGCCGAAAAGCGCTTTCTCCAGCGGTTGAAAAAATTGGAGCATCCAAGGGTGATAGCTATGCGCTAGGCTTCGGCGTCGCCGAGCCTGTCGTCTTCTACAATCTAGACCTCCTCGCCAGAGTTGGCGGCGATCCTTCTCACCTCCCGACGACATGGGACGAGATCATAAGACTTGGTTCGAGTATCACCAAGCTGGGCGAAGGAAATGTCGGACTGATTTTTCAATACAATAGTGAGGATTTTTTCTGGGACGCTCTGCTCTTTAGTCAAGATGCGACTATGATGAATTCTGATGAAAGCAAGATAGCTTTTGATGGACCGGAAGGCCTGAAGGCGTTGGAAATCATCAAACGGATCGGAGAATCGGGACAAGCTTCAGTTGATATGTCGAAAGACCAGGCTCGGTCTTTGTTTGCCGCCGGGAAGGTCGGCATAATCTTCGACTCAAATTCAAATCAGCTGCGCTTCGAAGAGGATAGCAAGGATAAATTCAGGCTTGCGGTCGGCAGGTTTCCTCTGATGGCAGCGAACGGCACGCTTCCCGCCGCCGGATCGATCGCAATGATGTTTGCGACCAAACCGGAGCAACAGAAGCTCGCCTGGGAATTCATGAAGTTTGCGAGCGGTCCAGCCGGACAGAAAATTGTGGCACTCAAATCCGGATGGCTGCCCGCGAACGACTTCGCTACGCGCGATTCAATAGAGCTCTCCGGCCACTTTGCAAAGAATGCCAACTATAAGGCGAGCCTCGAACAGCTACCGATTCTTCGCGCGTGGTACGCTTTTCCAGGAGAGAACGCGGCAAAAGTCACCAAGGTCATCGTGGACGCTATGCGCTCTGTCATCACACTCCAGAAGGCGCCTGAAGCGGGGCTCCAAGCAATGGCGTCGCAGGCGCGAAAGCTTCTCGGCGTTAAATGA